A genomic stretch from Lathyrus oleraceus cultivar Zhongwan6 chromosome 2, CAAS_Psat_ZW6_1.0, whole genome shotgun sequence includes:
- the LOC127121934 gene encoding uncharacterized mitochondrial protein AtMg00810-like, whose protein sequence is MNDLPLALRTSNGHQINNILWDITNQTIGYSNKDERVKNGDVKRFQVYIDDIIFGSNNMQLVKEFSKHIQGEFEMSLMAELSYFLGLQIKQLNEGTFMCQTKYYNRLLKRFGMEDAKSIDTSMLTNGNLEKNENGKDIDVNKYRGMISYLLYLIASRTNIMFSACMCDHY, encoded by the exons ATGAATGATCTTCCTTTGGCTTTGAGAACCTCCAATGGTCATCAAATTAACAACATTCTTTGGGACATTACAAATCAAACTATCGGGTACTCAAACAAAGATGAAAGAGTTAAGAACGGTGATGTTAAAAG ATTTCAAGTTTATATcgatgatatcatttttggttccAATAACATGCAACTAGTCAAGGAGTTTTCTAAGCATATTCAGggtgagtttgagatgagtctcatggCGGAGTTGAGTTACTTTCTTGGtcttcaaatcaagcaactcaACGAGGGGACATTCATGTGTCAAACAAAATATTACAACAGATTACTAAAGAGGTTTGGTATGGAAGATGCAAAATCAATTGACACTTCAATGCTCACAAATGGAAACTTAGAAAAgaatgaaaatggtaaggatATTGATGTCAATAAGTATAGAGGTATGATCAGTTATCTTCTATATCTTATTGCATCTAGGACAAACATTATGTTTAGCGCGTGTATGTGCGATCATTATTAA